A region of the Apium graveolens cultivar Ventura chromosome 6, ASM990537v1, whole genome shotgun sequence genome:
TTACTTGAATTGATAAAGGAGGTTTTCCCTCATGTAAATCTTCCGTCTTCTTTTAGTACGGCAAAGGGTATGATTAAAGACCTAGGACTTGATTACCAAAAGATACATGCATGTCCAAATGACTGCATGCTCTTTTGGGCAGAAAACGAGAGGCTGGAGAATTGTGCTAAGTGTGGAACATCAAGATGGAGAGTAGTTGAAAAGAAGGCGAAGGCCAGGTCTGATGCAAATATAGAACTAGCATCGAATCCTAAAATCCCGGCTAAAGTGATGAGATACTTCCCTTTAAAGCCAAGGCTGCAGAGAATGTTCTTGAGCTCTGATTTCTCGAGCTCAATGACATGGCATGCTTTATCACGAAAGAAAGATGGACGGTTAAGGCATCCGGCTGATGGAAAGGGTTGGAAGTCGATGGACAGTAAATATCCTGAATTTGCTGCCGAAATGCGAAATGTACGATTGGGTTTAGCGGTAGACGGTTTCAATCCATATGGATCAATGAACATATCTCATAGCACCTGGCCAGTAGTGCTCGTAAATTATAACCTCCCCCCTGGTTAATCATGAAACCCGAAAATCTAATTCTTTCAACCTTAATCCCTGGTCCAGTTTATCCCGGTAATGAAATTGACGTGTATATGCAACCGTTAATTGCAGAGTTGAAGGAGTTATGGGCTGTTGGAATAGAAACTTATGATGTCAGGTTAGACAACACGTTTAAGCTACACACAAGCCTATTATGGACGATAAGTGATTTCCCTGGATATGGGATTTTATCCGGTTGAAGCACGAAAGGAAAGCTGGCTTGTCCTTCATGTCACTATGAGACCTCATCGACATATTTGAAATATAGTAAGAAGGTTGTGTATTTAAACCATCGAAAGTTTCTCCCTCCAGATCACAAGTGGAGGTCCGATAGGCGCAGATTTAACGGAGATGTGGAAATGTTATCATGTCCTGATATATTAAGCGGAGCAGAGGTTGAAGAACTATTGCGTGGTTACGAAAATGATTTTGGGAAGCCGCTGAAAAGAAATAGAGGAACATCAGATTGCCCTTGGAAGAAGAAGTCCATTTTTTTCGAGCTACCACATTGGAGCAATAATATGGTTAGGCATAACTTAGATGTTATGCACATTGAGAAGAACATTTGTGACAAGATTTTGGGGACTTTGTTAAATATCGGAGGCAAGACAAAGGACCAACTTAATGCTCGTCAAGATTTGGAAGAAATGGGGATTAGAAAAGACCTTCACCCTGTCAAATGTG
Encoded here:
- the LOC141665540 gene encoding uncharacterized protein LOC141665540; the protein is MDVEGEKWVTLPKYSDRYRKGVEAFVNQAFSRYAVGNELKCPCKKCGNCFWSGAKAIHEHLVCNGPCSHSVEWIYEVSTHEIDRVADEMDINIGVDLGDEFDAMIHNAYGTNDVTNHVGRTGLNDDARKFYRLVKEGGQPESGFSDLLELIKEVFPHVNLPSSFSTAKGMIKDLGLDYQKIHACPNDCMLFWAENERLENCAKCGTSRWRVVEKKAKARSDANIELASNPKIPAKVMRYFPLKPRLQRMFLSSDFSSSMTWHALSRKKDGRLRHPADGKGWKSMDSKYPEFAAEMRNVRLGLAVDGFNPYGSMNISHSTWPVVLVNYNLPPG